A window of the Bufo gargarizans isolate SCDJY-AF-19 chromosome 1, ASM1485885v1, whole genome shotgun sequence genome harbors these coding sequences:
- the DIRAS1 gene encoding GTP-binding protein Di-Ras1, whose protein sequence is MPEQSNDYRVVVFGAGGVGKSSLVLRFVKGTFRDTYIPTIEDTYRQVISCDKSVCTLQITDTTGSHQFPAMQRLSISKGHAFILVFSVTSKQSIEELKPIYQQILQIKGSIESIPVMLVGNKCDETQREVDTKEVEALAKEWKCAFMETSAKMNYNVKELFQELLNLEKKRNMSLNIDGKRSSKQKRADKIKGKCSVM, encoded by the coding sequence ATGCCAGAACAAAGTAATGATTATCGAGTAGTTGTGTTTGGTGCCGGAGGTGTTGGGAAGAGCTCATTGGTTCTACGATTTGTGAAAGGAACATTTCGAGACACGTATATTCCCACGATCGAGGACACATATCGGCAAGTCATCAGCTGTGACAAAAGTGTTTGCACTCTACAAATCACAGATACAACTGGAAGTCACCAGTTTCCAGCCATGCAGCGACTCTCCATTTCCAAGGGTCATGCCTTCATCCTGGTCTTCTCAGTCACCAGCAAACAGTCTATTGAGGAGCTGAAGCCTATCTATCAACAGATCCTGCAGATTAAAGGAAGTATAGAGAGTATTCCAGTAATGCTGGTGGGAAACAAGTGTGATGAGACACAACGTGAAGTAGATACAAAAGAAGTAGAGGCGTTGGCCAAAGAGTGGAAATGTGCCTTCATGGAGACCTCTGCCAAGATGAattacaatgtgaaggaacttttCCAAGAGCTTCTAAACTTGGAGAAAAAGAGGAACATGAGTCTAAATATTGATGGCAAAAGGTCTAGCAAGCAGAAGAGGGCAGACAAAATTAAGGGGAAGTGCAGTGTCATgtaa